Proteins encoded together in one Chloroflexota bacterium window:
- a CDS encoding YceI family protein, with the protein MLRKLSFTLTVAALLLTACSSPATEAPATASPAAPATAAEPSASGDDIRTYSIISDETKASYAVGEIIINQNNQFNLAVGTTNTVSGDIHLNFTHPEQSTVGPITVDISALKSDSKRRDEAIRKDWLESAKYPLATFTPTEIKGLPDEYADGAEITFEIVGDLTIRGATRSTTFSVKATLKDEKLTGTATATVLMTDFNFEAPNIAGILKAENEAKLELKFVALPTS; encoded by the coding sequence ATGCTTCGCAAACTGAGTTTTACATTGACCGTTGCCGCCCTGCTGTTGACCGCTTGCTCCAGCCCGGCCACCGAAGCGCCAGCCACCGCGTCGCCCGCCGCCCCGGCCACGGCGGCTGAACCGTCGGCATCCGGCGACGACATTCGCACTTACAGCATCATCTCAGACGAGACCAAAGCTTCGTACGCCGTCGGCGAAATCATCATCAACCAGAACAACCAGTTCAACCTGGCGGTTGGAACCACCAACACCGTGAGCGGCGACATCCACCTCAACTTCACTCATCCCGAGCAAAGCACCGTCGGCCCGATCACGGTGGACATCAGCGCCCTCAAGTCGGACAGCAAGCGGCGCGACGAGGCCATTCGCAAGGACTGGCTGGAGTCGGCCAAGTATCCGCTCGCCACTTTCACGCCCACCGAGATCAAAGGCCTGCCAGACGAGTACGCGGATGGCGCAGAGATTACGTTTGAGATTGTCGGCGATCTGACGATTCGCGGCGCCACCCGCTCGACAACGTTCAGCGTGAAGGCGACGTTGAAAGACGAAAAGCTGACGGGCACGGCCACGGCCACCGTTCTGATGACCGACTTCAATTTTGAAGCGCCGAACATCGCCGGCATCCTCAAAGCCGAGAATGAGGCCAAGCTGGAGTTGAAGTTCGTGGCCCTGCCAACGTCTTAA
- a CDS encoding DUF5110 domain-containing protein — MFTWDKKRFRQPRQLTADLRANGFHPITIVDPGVKVDDANAYKIYDEGRAGDHFIKHTNGDEYNGSVWPGRSAFPDFHRAETRAWWAGLVREWLADFGLSAIWNDMNEPASTDLTGPILDARHDGGKLLHASARNTYGLQMARATYDGMLQHDPDSRPFILTRAAFSGAQTVTSLWGGDNNAQWEHLAASLPMLMNLGLSGMPFVGVDIGGFGGDSNGELLARWTQVGAFYPFCRNHTATGTRAQEPWAFGPEVEAICRKYISLRYQLLPYLYNLFYEASQTGAPIMRPLAWHYPKDPVTFNLNDQFMLGPNLLIAPILAPSLTARAVYLPKGRWYRWSAGQFGKLPYIDGPTHLIAEAPLDELPLFVRAGAIIPTWPPAQHTDAIDRDDVTLHIWPGEGALDFYEDDGATRGGDYRLTRFKVTAGSDGVAVHWGKPRGRWQHNRAALRFTFHGPTLSTARLDGQPVAVRRNTIRLKDDGQKHNLVVR, encoded by the coding sequence GTGTTTACTTGGGACAAGAAACGATTCCGGCAACCCAGGCAGTTGACGGCTGACCTGAGGGCCAACGGCTTCCACCCGATCACCATTGTTGACCCCGGAGTCAAGGTGGACGATGCGAACGCATACAAAATCTACGACGAAGGCCGCGCCGGCGATCACTTCATCAAGCATACAAACGGCGACGAGTACAACGGCAGTGTGTGGCCGGGGCGGAGCGCCTTCCCCGATTTTCATCGCGCCGAGACGCGGGCGTGGTGGGCTGGGCTTGTGCGCGAGTGGCTGGCCGACTTTGGCCTGAGCGCGATTTGGAACGACATGAACGAACCGGCCAGCACCGACCTCACCGGCCCGATCCTGGACGCGCGGCACGACGGCGGCAAATTGCTCCATGCCTCGGCGCGCAACACCTACGGCCTGCAAATGGCCCGCGCCACTTACGACGGCATGTTGCAACACGACCCCGACTCGCGCCCGTTCATTCTCACCCGGGCCGCGTTCAGCGGCGCGCAAACCGTGACTTCGTTGTGGGGCGGCGACAACAATGCGCAATGGGAACATCTCGCGGCCAGCCTGCCAATGCTGATGAATTTGGGTCTGTCGGGCATGCCGTTTGTGGGTGTGGACATCGGCGGCTTCGGCGGCGACTCGAACGGCGAACTGCTGGCCCGCTGGACTCAAGTCGGGGCGTTCTATCCGTTCTGCCGCAACCATACTGCCACCGGAACCAGAGCGCAGGAACCGTGGGCGTTCGGGCCGGAAGTGGAAGCCATTTGCCGAAAGTACATCAGCCTGCGCTATCAGCTTTTGCCGTATCTCTACAACTTGTTTTACGAAGCCTCGCAAACCGGCGCGCCCATCATGCGCCCGCTGGCCTGGCATTACCCAAAAGACCCGGTCACCTTCAACCTCAACGATCAATTCATGCTCGGCCCGAATCTCCTCATCGCGCCCATCCTCGCGCCCAGCCTCACCGCCCGCGCCGTGTATCTGCCGAAGGGGCGCTGGTATCGTTGGAGTGCGGGGCAATTTGGCAAATTGCCCTACATTGACGGCCCAACCCACCTCATCGCCGAGGCGCCGCTCGACGAACTGCCTCTCTTCGTCCGCGCCGGGGCTATCATTCCGACCTGGCCGCCGGCCCAACACACGGACGCGATTGATCGCGACGATGTGACTCTGCACATCTGGCCGGGGGAGGGCGCGTTGGATTTTTATGAAGACGATGGAGCGACTCGCGGAGGCGATTATCGCCTCACCCGGTTCAAAGTTACAGCCGGCTCTGACGGGGTGGCCGTTCACTGGGGCAAGCCCAGAGGCAGGTGGCAACACAATAGAGCCGCATTACGTTTTACGTTTCACGGCCCAACCCTCTCCACCGCCCGCCTCGACGGCCAGCCCGTCGCCGTCAGGCGGAACACCATTCGCCTCAAGGACGACGGGCAGAAGCATAACCTGGTCGTCAGATAA
- a CDS encoding trypsin-like peptidase domain-containing protein has protein sequence MTSSLSSSIVAVLDPNGRVVGTGFVAGARLIISCAHVVSGAGGQPGGAVRVRFHLGGEVRPAAVAQWDAENDLAILRLSGELPASVAPLSLGKSAEATGKPFRAFGYPDVGTDGSNADGVITGPTRGKDGQELLQLKSSQLAQGFSGGPVLVNDIVIGVVTAVYHTDRTLKNFDTAWAIPIELGRQLSPELAAPEPAYWPLGHSYAVSPNFTGRIDERAALSAWLNDGPTVLVVRALGGFGKSALAWHWLLNDVDSKQWPRALWWNFYDERTFETFVAEALAHLGLEARTLGPRQQADKLLEQLTHSGTLLILDGFERALRAFAGMDAAYQGDEPSPHPGPPPSEQHRQGRESDSPPLRRAVRRGGGAGGGGRGEDCLSPIAEHFLRSAASHPNLRGRVLLTTRLRPRVLEGHDRALLQHCREIELNALSPADAVAFFEAQKVRGNRAEIMAACDPYGYHPLSLRLLAGLIVSDLRQPGDIAVARRLDVSGDQIQRQHHVLEQSFDSLIPPRRKLLSRIACFRNPMTYEAIRAIADDVTTDAAFDAHLRDLISRGLLHRNTGGSETRPYDLHPIVRRYAYDRLTDKTAAHTRLRAYFVVIEVPQKFKTLEELTPLIELYHHTVRAGQYDEARTLFQHRISQATYYQFGAYQLRIELLHALFPDGEDGPPRLKDEGAQRWTLNSLANSYSLSGQPRRAVPLFERQNAICEKQGDKKNLAIGLGNVADDQMHIGALRAAEANLRRSIALCRETEDEFWEAVGHQFLERLLAYRGEWEEAEGELATALAVFEKQQHVQMQGVTWAYRALRASLMGRVTPPSPHPFGTLRASSSTAGNGESPLPSAQDATTGTGVEAARRALELADEDARTTYPVERDYVRAHWLLGAAHRANGEYDEAERHLNESLTRCRSINAVDGEADILIDLARLRAATGEAGEAARLAGEVLTIAGRCGYALQAADAHLELAKLALRKDLLGASRNLTGLAVDHARAARQLATCDGEPYVYRVAYDEAGALLAQLGEGTE, from the coding sequence ATGACCTCCTCCCTCTCCTCCAGCATCGTCGCCGTGCTCGACCCGAATGGCCGGGTTGTGGGCACAGGCTTTGTCGCGGGCGCGCGGCTGATCATTTCCTGCGCTCACGTCGTCAGTGGCGCGGGGGGCCAGCCCGGCGGCGCGGTGCGGGTGCGTTTCCACCTCGGCGGCGAAGTCCGGCCAGCGGCAGTTGCCCAATGGGACGCGGAAAACGATCTCGCCATCTTGCGCCTCTCGGGCGAATTACCGGCGAGCGTCGCGCCGCTCAGTTTGGGCAAGTCGGCGGAGGCGACCGGCAAGCCCTTCCGCGCCTTTGGCTACCCGGACGTTGGCACGGATGGCTCGAACGCCGACGGCGTGATCACCGGGCCGACGCGCGGCAAGGACGGGCAGGAACTGCTTCAACTCAAGTCGTCGCAGTTGGCGCAAGGGTTCAGCGGCGGGCCGGTGCTGGTGAATGACATCGTGATCGGCGTTGTCACCGCCGTCTATCATACCGACCGGACGTTGAAGAATTTCGACACGGCCTGGGCGATCCCCATTGAGTTGGGCCGCCAGCTTTCTCCCGAACTGGCCGCGCCGGAACCCGCCTACTGGCCCCTCGGCCATTCGTACGCCGTCTCGCCGAACTTCACGGGCCGCATTGACGAGCGCGCGGCGTTGAGTGCCTGGCTGAACGACGGGCCGACGGTGCTGGTCGTGCGGGCGCTGGGCGGCTTTGGCAAGAGCGCGCTGGCCTGGCACTGGTTGCTGAACGACGTGGACTCGAAGCAGTGGCCGCGCGCGCTGTGGTGGAATTTTTACGACGAGCGAACGTTTGAAACGTTCGTGGCCGAGGCGCTGGCTCACCTCGGCCTGGAGGCGCGTACTCTCGGCCCGCGCCAGCAAGCCGACAAGCTGTTGGAGCAGTTGACTCACTCCGGCACACTCCTCATCCTCGACGGCTTCGAGCGCGCCCTCCGCGCCTTCGCCGGCATGGATGCGGCGTATCAGGGGGATGAGCCTAGCCCCCACCCCGGCCCTCCCCCGTCGGAACAGCACCGACAGGGGAGGGAGTCAGACTCCCCTCCCCTGCGCCGTGCGGTTCGGCGCGGGGGAGGAGCTGGGGGTGGGGGCCGGGGCGAAGACTGCCTCAGCCCCATCGCCGAGCACTTCCTCCGCAGCGCCGCCAGCCACCCCAACTTGCGCGGGCGAGTCCTGCTCACGACCCGCCTCCGTCCGCGCGTCCTCGAAGGCCACGACCGCGCCCTCCTGCAACACTGCCGCGAGATCGAACTGAACGCCCTCAGCCCCGCCGACGCCGTCGCCTTCTTTGAGGCGCAGAAGGTGCGCGGCAACCGGGCCGAGATCATGGCCGCCTGCGATCCGTATGGCTACCACCCCCTCAGCCTGCGCCTGCTGGCCGGGTTGATCGTGAGCGATTTGCGCCAGCCCGGCGACATTGCCGTCGCCCGCCGCCTCGACGTGAGCGGCGACCAAATCCAGCGCCAGCATCACGTCCTCGAACAATCCTTCGACAGCCTGATCCCGCCGCGCCGCAAACTGCTCAGCCGCATTGCCTGTTTTCGCAACCCGATGACCTACGAGGCCATTCGCGCCATTGCCGACGACGTGACGACCGACGCCGCCTTCGACGCTCACTTGCGCGACCTTATCTCGCGCGGCCTCCTGCACCGTAATACGGGCGGGTCTGAGACCCGCCCCTACGACCTGCATCCCATCGTGCGCCGTTATGCCTACGACCGGCTGACCGATAAAACTGCCGCCCACACCCGCCTGCGCGCCTATTTCGTCGTCATTGAAGTCCCGCAGAAATTCAAAACCCTGGAAGAACTCACGCCGCTGATTGAGCTATACCACCACACCGTGCGCGCCGGGCAGTATGATGAAGCGCGCACTCTTTTCCAACACCGCATCAGCCAAGCCACCTATTATCAATTCGGCGCGTATCAGTTGCGGATTGAATTACTGCACGCCCTGTTCCCCGACGGCGAAGACGGGCCGCCGCGCCTGAAGGACGAGGGCGCTCAAAGGTGGACGCTAAACTCGCTGGCGAACTCCTACAGTCTAAGCGGTCAGCCGCGCCGGGCTGTGCCGCTTTTTGAACGACAAAATGCTATTTGCGAGAAACAGGGCGACAAGAAGAATCTCGCCATTGGCTTGGGGAACGTGGCCGATGACCAAATGCACATTGGCGCATTGCGCGCCGCCGAGGCCAACCTGCGCCGCAGTATTGCCCTGTGCCGCGAGACCGAGGATGAGTTTTGGGAGGCGGTTGGGCATCAGTTCTTGGAGCGCTTGCTAGCTTATCGGGGTGAGTGGGAGGAGGCGGAGGGGGAATTGGCGACAGCGTTGGCGGTGTTTGAGAAACAACAGCATGTGCAGATGCAAGGAGTTACATGGGCTTATCGGGCGCTGAGGGCGTCCTTGATGGGGCGGGTTACTCCACCCTCACCGCATCCCTTCGGCACGCTCAGGGCAAGCTCTTCGACTGCGGGCAACGGAGAATCACCGTTGCCCTCCGCTCAGGATGCTACGACGGGGACGGGGGTAGAAGCCGCCCGCCGCGCGCTGGAACTGGCGGATGAAGATGCTCGCACAACTTATCCGGTTGAGCGCGACTACGTGCGCGCCCACTGGCTCCTGGGCGCGGCCCATCGCGCGAACGGGGAGTACGACGAGGCCGAGCGCCATCTGAACGAGAGCCTCACCCGCTGTCGGAGCATCAACGCTGTTGATGGCGAAGCCGACATTTTGATTGACCTGGCCCGACTGCGTGCGGCGACGGGCGAGGCCGGGGAGGCGGCGCGGCTGGCGGGCGAGGTGCTCACCATCGCCGGGCGCTGTGGCTACGCCCTGCAGGCCGCAGACGCGCATTTGGAGTTGGCGAAGCTGGCCTTGCGCAAAGACCTGTTAGGCGCTTCGCGAAACCTAACAGGTCTGGCGGTTGATCACGCCCGCGCCGCCCGGCAACTGGCCACGTGCGACGGCGAGCCATACGTCTATCGCGTGGCGTATGATGAGGCCGGGGCGTTGTTGGCGCAGTTGGGCGAAGGGACGGAATAA